One genomic window of Cinclus cinclus chromosome 6, bCinCin1.1, whole genome shotgun sequence includes the following:
- the ANO5 gene encoding anoctamin-5: MNRLGKKANETLIEMALSADDDIAILTKFKPSQSEGEECNGPETISTAGSEIPSSSEGLNSTETTLLIPEHQVQSGRKYNLFLKRRLRIDKRHQSKDSIFFRDGVRRIDFVLSYVDDLNKEWEKKLERRKEFESNLQKAGLELETEDKKESEDGKIFFVKIHAPWEVLITYAEVLNIKVPIKENDIPPMVENPLDCVLFPLRLPEKVMHPEPDYFTAPFSKDKQELYLINDESTFFSPSMRNRIVNYILTRCPYGTEEGKKKFGIKRLLNNGTYTAAYPLHDCQYWKKASDPNCDSERYTLYMEWARFLRFYKEQPLDLIRKYYGEKIGIYFAWLGFYTEMLFLAAVVGLICFLYGLFTMDENMSSKEICDPAIGGEIIMCPLCDRDCEYWRLNTTCESSQYSHLFDNVATLFFAIFMGIWVTLFLEFWKRRQARLKYEWDLVDFEEEQQQLQLRPEYEAKCTLKKRNPITQEMEPYLPLTSQAMRFCISGATVLFWVSLIIASMIAVIVYRLAVYAAFASLMENTQTLQPISGLLTPQLATSVTASCLNFVIIMILNFFYERIAIWITDMEIPRTHMEYENRLTMKMFLFQFVNYYSSCFYVAFFKGKFVGYPGAYTYMFNRWRNEECDPAGCLIELTTQLTIVMAGKQIWGNIQEAIVPWICNWWGRRKARSNPENLYSRWEQDHDLQTFGALGLFYEYLEMVIQFGFITLFVASFPLAPLLALMNNILEIRVDSWKLTTQYRRPVAAKAHSIGVWQEILNGMAILSVVTNAFIVAFTSDMIPRLVYYYAYSENEDSPMSGYINNSLSVFQISDFPERNEPKENPENFVICRYRDYRYPPEHERKYLHTMQFWHILAAKLAFIIIMEHVVFIVKFFVAWMIPDVPADVKAKIKREKYLTQKILHEYELEKLKERLCQGDKGATEKEFIATEGRMELSRAM, from the exons GGCCTAAACAGCACTGAGACTACTTTACTCATCCCTGAACATCAAGTG CAGAGTGGAAGGAAGTATAATCTGTTCCTGAAGCGACGTCTCAGG ATTGATAAAAGACATCAAAGCAAAGATTCTATTTTCTTCAGGGATGGTGTCAGGAGAATTGATTTTGTTCTCTCCTATGTGGATGATCTTAAtaaggaatgggaaaaaaagttg gaaaggagaaaagaatttgAGAGCAACCTGCAGAAGGCTGGTTTGGAGCTAGAAACAGAAGacaagaag GAATCTGAAGAtggcaagattttttttgtgaagatCCATGCGCCGTGGGAGGTTCTGATCACATATGCGGAAGTGCTGAACATTAAAGTTCCCATCAAGGAAAATGACATTCCCCCCATGGTGGAGAACCCCCTGGACTGTGTGCTTTTCCCACTCAGGCTGCCCGAGAAGGTGATGCACCCTGAACCGGATTATTTCACAGCACCCTTCAGCAAGGACAAGCAGGAGCTGTACCTCATTAATGATGAGAGCACTTTCTTCTCACCATCCATGAGAAACAGAATA GTTAATTATATTCTTACACGTTGCCCATATGGAAcagaagaagggaagaagaaatttgGGATTAAGAGGCTGCTAAACAATGGCACCTATACAGCTGCATATCCTCTTCATGAT TGCCAGTACTGGAAAAAGGCGAGTGACCCAAACTGTGACAGTGAAAGGTACACGCTCTACATGGAATGGGCTCGCTTCCTGCGCTTCTACAAAGAGCAGCCTTTGGACCTGATCAG aaaatactATGGTGAGAAGATTGGAATCTATTTTGCCTGGCTAGGATTTTACACCGAGATGTTATTCCTTGCAGCAGTTGTTGGCttaatctgttttctttatgGCTTGTTTACAATGGATGAAAATATGAGCAG CAAAGAAATCTGTGACCCTGCAATTGGAGGAGAGATCATCATGTGCCCACTTTGTGACCGAGACTGCGAGTACTGGAGACTAAACACCACCTGCGAGTCCTCACAG TATTCCCATTTGTTTGACAACGTGGCAACTCtcttttttgccattttcatGGGTATATGGG TTACACTTTTCTTGGAGTTTTGGAAGAGGCGGCAGGCGAGACTGAAATATGAATGGGATTTGGTTGATTTTGAAGAAGAACAgcaacagctccagctgaggcCTGAGTACGAGGCAAAATGTACCCTAAAGAAGAGGAATCCCATAACTCAG GAGATGGAGCCTTATTTGCCTTTAACAAGCCAGGCTATGCGATTCTGCATCTCAGGAGCTACAGTGTTGTTCTGG GTGTCCTTGATCATAGCCAGCATGATAGCTGTGATTGTGTATCGCCTTGCAGTGTATGCTGCCTTTGCCAGCCTCATGGAAAACACTCAGACACTGCAGCCCATCAGTGGCTTACTGACCCCTCAGCTGGCAACTTCTGTCACAGCTTCCTGCCTCAATTTTGTCATCATCATGATACTGAATTTCTTCTATGAGAGAATAGCCATCTGGATTACTGATATGG AGATCCCCAGAACTCACATGGAGTATGAGAACAGGCTcacaatgaaaatgtttttgttccAGTTTGTCAACTACTATTCATCCTGCTTCTACGTGGCCTTCTTCAAAGGGAAGTTTGTTGGTTACCCAGGTGCCTACACATACATGTTTAATCGCTGGCGAAATGAAGAG TGTGATCCTGCAGGCTGTTTGATAGAACTGACGACACAGCTCACCATAGTCATGGCTGGCAAGCAGATCTGGGGAAACATCCAAGAGGCTATTGTTCC CTGGATTTGTAACTGGTGGGGTCGCCGGAAAGCCAGAAGTAATCCTGAAAATTTATATAGTCGCTGGGAGCAAGACCATGATCTGCAGACATTTGGAGCTTTAGGCCTGTTCTATGAATATTTAGAAATGG TCATTCAGTTTGGCTTCATTACTCTCTTTGTGGCATCCTTTCCCCTGGCTCCTCTTCTTGCTCTGATGAATAATATCCTGGAGATTCGTGTAGACTCCTGGAAATTAACCACTCAGTATAGAAGACCTGTGGCTGCAAAAGCACATAGCATAGGGGTGTGGCAGGAAATCCTCAATGGAATGGCCATCCTGTCTGTTGTCACTAAT GCTTTTATTGTTGCATTCACATCAGATATGATCCCTCGTTTAGTTTACTACTATGCTTATTCTGAAAATGAAGACTCGCCAATGTCTGGATATATAAACAACAGTTTGTCAGTGTTTCAGATCTCAGATTTTCCTGAGAGAAATGAACCCAAAGAGAATCCAGAGAACTTTGTCATATGCAG GTACAGAGACTATCGATATCCTCCAGAGCATGAGAGGAAATACTTACACACTATGCAGTTCTGGCACATTCTTGCTGCAAAACTGGCCTTTATAATTATTATGGAG catgttGTATTCATCGTAAAATTCTTTGTAGCATGGATGATCCCTGATGTTCCTGCAGATGtgaaagccaaaataaaacGTGAGAAATATTTAACACAAAAAATCCTGCATGAGTATGAACTTGAAAAACTGAAGGAGAGACTGTGCCAAGGTGATAAAGGAGCCACAGAAAAAGAGTTCATCGCCACGGAAGGAAGAATGGAGCTATCCAGAGCAATGTag